A part of Tigriopus californicus strain San Diego chromosome 10, Tcal_SD_v2.1, whole genome shotgun sequence genomic DNA contains:
- the LOC131889490 gene encoding uncharacterized protein LOC131889490 yields the protein MGDVTDVEALLQFTADGSENEDGAESDGSEAVLPNQSTPTWEELVHADQAAAQRNLETDQPHEQSSTYQRIQEQLRLVREDGIMRGEDPDPMPTSSSQIPEITTNPKEIKYVAPGLKLFDATQFLNRFKSENLNLEDDFHYRKRSRLLELGIRPEDVQTIFQDDLAFHMFLAPESSSALIGSESDFRKICDYLFFFCCSCPDEVMFMLYERSIFDLLRNYAFKWELKLEHIITALANLGVNEGAMLPQNHVQELISNRMDVLETHARARGRSFSFKFPSCLDFFKKRRQTETRKAAPASNLEDKVDSETRLRVIEQTIKLISDLVVGYPDRCEFKASSGDWLKHLLLVYIFGVLSSDQVLIRRSFVATDIMMLYQFQIDSFSTLQWTGQANPADSHQPDGGTDLFTLTENASIDMAEVLARVGSHEGIEQIRTWSREELPACAQFDELDHHHNMVRRLQFLPPSLRGNQLKKNVAFLNLQQILNLEEMVIVAKANVSDLSDILQNPNNWPRLARLESEHYAMMTCIRLMDVIVGSESSDFTDSNWKHIMSVKNFLSYTIRQRDDIRNPDSSRVKELAHQIFAKWSLLGKKDY from the exons ATGGGCGATGTGACCGACGTCGAGGCCTTGTTGCAGTTTACGGCGGACGGCTCGGAAAACGAGGACGGAGCTGAGAGTGATGGGAGTGAGGCCGTGTTGCCCAATCAGTCCACGCCCACGTGGGAAGAGCTCGTCCACGCCGATCAGGCCGCCGCCCAGCGGAATCTCGAGACCGACCAACCCCATGAGCAGAGCAGCACCTACCAACGCATTCAAGAGCAACTTCGACTGGTTCGAGAAG ATGGGATTATGCGCGGCGAGGATCCGGATCCCATGCCGACCTCATCCAGCCAGATTCCGGAGATAACCACCAATCCCAAAGAGATCAAGTACGTGGCTCCGGGCCTCAAATTATTCGACGCCACGCAGTTCTTAAATCGCTTCAAGTCCGAGAATCTCAACTTGGAAGACGACTTCCATTACCGCAAACGCTCTCGATTACTGGAACTGGGTATCCGACCCGAGGACGTTCAGACCATCTTCCAGGATGACTTGGCGTTTCACATGTTCCTAGCTCCTGAATCGAGCTCGGCCTTGATTGGGAGTGAGAGTGACTTTCGAAAAATTTGTGATtatttgttcttcttttgctGCTCGTGTCCCGACGAAGTCATGTTCATGCTGTATGAGCGCTCAATTTTCGATTTGCTCCGTAACTACGCCTTCAAATGGGAACTCAAACTCGAGCATATCATCACTGCCTTGGCCAATTTGGGTGTCAATGAGGGCGCCATGTTGCCGCAAAACCATGTCCAAGAGCTCATCTCCAATCGCATGGATGTTCTAGAGACCCATGCTCGAGCCAGAGGTCgatctttctctttcaaatttCCCAGCTGCTTAGACTTCTTTAAGAAACGGCGACAAACGGAAACCCGAAAAGCGGCCCCAGCCTCCAATCTTGAGGATAAAGTCGACTCCGAAACTCGGCTTCGGGTGATTGAACAAACTATCAAGTTAATTTCGGACCTAGTTGTCGGTTACCCTGATCGTTGTGAATTCAAAGCGAGCTCCGGCGACTGGTTAAAACATTTGCTGTTGGTGTACATTTTTGGAGTGCTGTCATCGGACCAGGTGCTAATCCGTCGCTCGTTTGTGGCCACGGATATCATGATGCTGTAtcagtttcaaattgattctttttccaCTCTCCAGTGGACAGGTCAAGCCAACCCAGCCGATTCTCATCAGCCTGATGGGGGCACAGACCTCTTTACTTTGACGGAGAATGCCAGCATTGACATGGCGGAAGTATTGGCCCGAGTGGGCTCACATGAGGGCATTGAACAGATTCGAACTTGGTCTCGAGAAGAGCTGCCCGCATGTGCTCAATTCGACGAACTGGATCATCACCACAACATGGTTCGACGCTTACAATTTCTTCCCCCGTCGTTGCGAGGAAACCAACTCAAAAAGAACGTGGCTTTCTTAAACCTGCAACAGATCCTGAACCTCG AGGAAATGGTAATCGTGGCAAAAGCGAACGTAAGTGATCTCAGCGACATTCTTCAGAATCCGAACAATTGGCCAAGATTGGCCCGATTAGAGAGTGAGCATTATGCTATGATGACCTGTATCCGACTAATGGATGTAATTGTCGGCAGTGAGAGTTCAGATTTCACGGACTCGAATTGGAAGCACATCATGTCTGTCAAGAACTTCCTCTCATACACCATTCGGCAACGGGACGACATCCGGAACCCCGATAGTTCTAGGGTGAAAGAGTTGGCCCATCAAATTTTCGCCAAGTGGTCTTTATTGGGGAAGAAAGATTATTGA
- the LOC131889491 gene encoding uncharacterized protein LOC131889491 yields MLALFHGALVELRQIQLLIRDETEMSSLLIPPGQKSDLDPPLAPDTTRPAMDPVTLAALVIIVALATFICTVMGKVCFDRVLAVRNQNFCAMASSGHVPSCRNCHTPVYLNPPSSASHPRSRSIHRIEHEEDTPSMHGPSLPALLLPKMLSNATADSTTFQRLGIASGDGKGTVLGLPDFAERLENQHLSPMPNTPPVFRHNSDEKGHTNSDSFIHPVWSPSGGPRFSEATHGPDSESTSVSASQLKPPMGLSDSNASQQRVKYISPNDERMLITPQNARESRQETTCRMVDSRSLDESFILRIPGKSLAQQVPSGVKYLAQFKAPRGSPGNTGPVPPRSVVKGSHGQPQALTPTTLDSDHHYEIPSSLIDPPTTSQNSPPTETITEMMHCQFCGWTRPFSVPGRSRSLSDLPDENAVIEVPVLLDGTKNGLKVRPDTMNGSETSEVLDKMFATPWFKPRRVIKTRYTHLYDGQARVASPKEMTPQFSTNQDKELPDEVFSKPPKPL; encoded by the exons ATGCTCGCTCTTTTCCATGGAGCCCTGGTTGAGCTGAGACAAATCCAGCTTCTGATTCGAGACGAGACCGAAATGAGTTCTCTTCTGATCCCCCCGGGACAGAAGTCAGACCTCGACCCACCATTGGCCCCCGACACCACACGTCCGGCCATGGATCCGGTCACTTTGGCTGCCCTGGTTATTATCGTTGCCCTTGCCACTTTCATTTGTACGGTTATGGGGAAAGTATGCTTCGATCGTGTGTTGGCCGTTCGCAATCAG AATTTTTGTGCCATGGCCTCCAGTGGCCACGTGCCTTCTTGTCGAAATTGTCACACGCCCGTGTACCTGAATCCGCCCTCCTCGGCCTCTCACCCTCGCTCGCGATCGATTCACCGCATTGAACATGAGGAGGATACGCCTTCAATGCACGGTCCCAGTCTACCCGCATTGCTGCTGCCTAAAATGCTGTCAAATGCTACGGCTGATTCGACCACGTTCCAACGATTGGGAATAGCATCGGGCGATGGCAAGGGCACCGTTCTGGGGTTACCCGACTTTGCCGAGAGACTGGAGAATCAACACTTGAGTCCCATGCCCAACACGCCTCCGGTTTTCCGTCATAACTCGG ATGAAAAAGGCCACACCAATAGTGACTCGTTCATTCACCCGGTTTGGTCTCCCTCGGGTGGACCGCGTTTTTCTGAGGCCACTCATGGGCCAGATTCGGAGAGTACTTCTGTGTCAGCATCGCAACTCAAGCCACCCATGGGCTTAAGCGATTCTAATGCTAGCCAACAACGGGTCAAATACATCTCTCCCAATGACGAACGTATGCTGATCACACCCCAAAACGCACGGGAGAGTCGGCAGGAAACTACTTGTCGAATGGTCGATTCTCGTTCTCTAGACGAGTCTTTCATACTGCGCATCCCCGGCAAGAGCCTGGCTCAACAGGTGCCATCGGGCGTGAAATATCTGGCCCAATTTAAGGCTCCTCGAGGGTCGCCCGGCAACACGGGCCCCGTACCTCCCCGCTCGGTGGTTAAGGGCTCCCATGGCCAACCACAAGCCCTAACCCCGACCACTCTGGACTCAGATCATCACTACGAAATCCCCTCTTCTTTGATAGATCCACCCACGACGTCCCAAAATTCGCCCCCAACCGAAACGATCACGGAAATGATGCATTGCCAGTTTTGTGGCTGGACGCGGCCATTCTCTGTCCCAGGGAGATCACGCTCACTGTCCGACTTGCCGGACGAAAATGCCGTAATCGAGGTGCCCGTGTTGCTCGATGGTACGAAAAATGGTCTCAAAGTTCGTCCGGATACCATGAATGGCTCGGAGACGTCAGAAGTCTTAGACAAAATGTTTGCCACGCCTTGGTTCAAACCCCGACGCGTGATCAAAACACGATATACCCACTTGTATGACGGGCAAGCCCGAGTGGCTAGCCCTAAAGAAATGACACCCCAGTTCAGCACTAACCAGGACAAGGAACTTCCGGACGaagtattttcaaaaccaCCTAAGCCTTTGTGA
- the LOC131889493 gene encoding mediator of RNA polymerase II transcription subunit 11-like — MSASPVARIEQLDQIEKDVIAILQSAGQVLQEISKDRPSQKQSDQMCQQVMQNIKSVDTKLSEQIRYLTQVSTGHPHEGSSYPSQKILQTAWHRLEHARSRVSELERIRGQATPILNASAASSSSSAGSTGPTSTYNNAAQSSASSSSTYSTVSNSAPRPATSTSS, encoded by the exons ATGAGCGCTTCACCCGTGGCCCGCATCGAACAGCTCGACCAAATCGAGAAGGACGTGATTGCCATTCTGCAGAGCGCCGGACAAGTGCTCCAAGAAATCTCCAAAGATCGCCCCAGTCAAAAGCAATCCGACCAGATGTGCCAACAGGTCATGCAGAACATCAAGAGTGTGGACACCAAGCTGTCTGAGCAGATCCGATACCTCACCCAGGTGTCCACAG GTCACCCACATGAAGGCAGTTCGTATCCCAGCCAAAAAATCCTCCAGACGGCCTGGCATCGACTGGAACACGCTCGAAGTCGCGTCTCGGAACTGGAGCGCATACGTGGCCAGGCCACCCCCATCCTGAATGCTTCCGCCGCGTCCTCGTCCAGCTCGGCCGGGTCAACGGGGCCCACCTCCACGTACAACAACGCGGCCCAATCTTCCGCCTCCTCGTCTTCAACCTACTCTACCGTTTCAAACTCAGCCCCTAGACCGGCCACTTCGACCTCGTCCTGA
- the LOC131887657 gene encoding vacuolar protein sorting-associated protein 11 homolog, which yields MTFFQWKRFNFFEIAKDTDGGAIQDVLKDSRVLCSTAGRGLIILGDSNGCLHFLNRHLEAQTLSAFPLEVLLVQQVRQSGLLLALGLEERHTNPVLRVYHLDILDKLGQPSLLRHSRVGLPPRVSQPTCLAAHDNQALLAVGFQDGILMLYRGEITRERGTKSKVLMDGQGSLTGCFFRNVGPQILLYVTTKSGVFTIDVTTKDKEYKSTLDSIGCPLGTVVASDNLPETHMVTARDDGVYCYNPEGRGQCYAFDGRKTLVHWFRTYLVVVTEDSTPAMRQSVNVKEPIRKQILTIFDVQNKFVAFTAPIKPVTALVSDWGLLFALTEDNRLCQLTEKDIQTKLDMLFRKNFYDVAVKVAKSQHYDEEGLIDIFRQYGDHLYSKNDLTGAVENYSKTIGHLDPSYVIRKFLDTSKTIFLTEYLQALHSKNLANEDHTTLLLNCYTKLKDKAKLDEFVLKDQDNLDFDVDIAIRVCRQAGYHKHAIQLAKRHHRHELYLKMQIEDLEEYGEALDHIADLDFPEAERSMKRYGNFLMRHLPSETTSLLQILCTDYRPKNQCMVTESMLQGAPDGSPTASPAENFIHLFVQHSEKMVEFLEYVLKYQARLAGEGAYNTLLEHYLHQYSRASESHEVDRASLYEEQILRILKSETADYDHDQALILCQLHSCRRGLLQLYTKKELYHEILKNHVEYGEFSQALQTCRQFGSERPELWTDALKYVASDCEVDAKFVNEVLETIEQKKLMSPLMVIKQLSNSPRATLGMVREFLLRVVQAEDAQLSQDKVVVEQYRDDSVKLRHKLEGLQTKATVFQASTCSACSHPLELPSVHFLCEHSYHQHCFQSYSETETDCPSCYPENKKVLDIIKSQEKSRDQHDLFHHQLNNADDSFSVIAEYFGRGVFRPTVTLENETSIPPVPQIPQNERVSTVIASEARQRINEGVRSTDSKRALQSEGRLRSEDKSMVKDPALRQTEGQLRRNQGSSAQRGIPTSDARLRQAEGGRTTSTLFGAWSGSPKVTKSKTPSPKNISGTSKNPFGNASDDEDLGAGNPFSESNIPSSASSKNPFGDPDYDEGLNPFGTS from the exons ATGACGTTTTTCCAATGGAAACGCTTCAACTTCTTTGAGATCGCCAAAGACACGGACGGTGGAGCTATCCAAGATGTCTTGAAG GACAGCCGGGTGCTGTGCAGCACGGCGGGGCGTGGACTTATCATCTTGGGCGACTCCAACGGGTGTTTGCACTTTCTCAATCGCCATCTGGAGGCGCAAACTCTCTCCGCCTTTCCCCTAGAGGTGCTACTGGTCCAACAAGTCCGCCAATCCGGACTGCTGTTGGCCTTGGGTCTTGAAGAACGTCACACCAACCCTGTGCTGCGCGTCTATCACTTGGATATTCTGGACAAACTGGGGCAGCCGTCCTTGTTAAG ACATAGCCGGGTGGGTCTACCGCCACGGGTATCCCAGCCCACCTGTTTGGCCGCCCACGATAACCAAGCCCTTTTAGCCGTCGGATTCCAGGATGGCATTCTCATGCTCTATCGGGGCGAGATCACCCGAGAGCGCGGGACCAAAAGTAAGGTTCTCATGGACGGGCAAGGTTCGTTGACCGGTTGCTTCTTTCGCAATGTGGGCCCCCAAATACTATTGTACGTCACCACCAAGTCCGGAGTGTTCACGATCGACGTCACCACCAAGGACAAGGAATACAAGTCAACCCTTGACTCGATTGGTTGTCCTCTCGGTACGGTTGTGGCCTCAGATAACCTACCCGAAACACATATGGTTACTGCACGGGATGACGGCGTGTATTGTTACAATCCCGAAGGTCGTGGCCAATGCTACGCCTTCGATGGGCGAAAAACATTGGTCCATTGGTTCCGGACGTATTTGGTGGTGGTCACCGAAGACTCGACGCCTGCCATGCGTCAAAGTGTGAACGTAAAGGAGCCCATTCGCAAGCAGATCCTCACCATTTTCGACGTTCAAAATAAGTTTGTTGCCTTCACGGCCCCCATTAAGCCGGTGACGGCCTTGGTGTCGGACTGGGGCTTACTCTTTGCCTTGACGGAAGATAATCGTTTGTGCCAGTTGACCGAGAAGGATATTCAGACCAAGTTGGATATGTTGTTTCGGAAGAACTTTTACGACGTGGCTGTGAAGGTGGCCAAATCTCAGCATTACGATGAAGAAGGACTGATTGACATCTTTCGACAGTATGGAGATCACCTGTACTCGAAGAATGATTTAACGGGTGCAGTCGAAAACTACTCCAAGACTATTGGTCACTTGGATCCTTCGTACGTGATCAGAAAATTCTTGGATACGTCCAAGACAATCTTCCTGACCGAATATCTTCAGGCCCTGCACTCTAAGAATTTGGCCAATGAAGACCACACCACTTTGTTACTGAATTGCTACACCAAGCTGAAAGACAAGGCCAAATTGGATGAATTCGTTTTGAAGGACCAAGATAATCTGGACTTTGATGTGGACATTGCCATTCGCGTCTGTCGCCAAGCGGGATATCATAAACACGCCATTCAGTTAGCCAAACGCCATCACCGTCACGAATTGTACTTGAAGATGCAGATCGAGGACCTCGAAGAGTATGGCGAAGCGCTCGATCACATTGCCGATTTAGATTTTCCTGAAGCCGAGCGAAGCATGAAGCGGTACGGCAACTTCCTGATGCGCCATCTGCCCAGCGAAACCACCAGCCTTTTGCAGATCCTTTGCACCGATTATCGACCCAAGAACCAATGTATGGTCACCGAAAGTATGCTACAAGGTGCACCCGATGGCTCGCCCACAGCCTCACCCGCTGAAAATTTTATTCACCTATTTGTGCAGCATTCTGAGAAGATGGTGGAATTTCTCGAGTACGTCCTGAAATACCAAGCCAGATTGGCGGGTGAAGGGGCCTATAACACCCTGCTTGAGCATTACCTTCATCAATACAGTCGCGCCTCGGAGAGCCATGAGGTAGACAGGGCCAGTTTGTACGAAGAGCAGATCCTTCGAATTTTAAAAAGTGAAACTGCCGATTATGACCACGATCAAGCTTTAATTTTGTGCCAACTTCACTCCTGTCGACGCGGTCTTCTTCAACTATACACGAAGAAGGAACTCTATCACGAGATCCTAAAGAACCATGTGGAATATGGCGAATTCTCTCAAGCCTTGCAGACATGTCGGCAATTCGGCTCGGAGCGCCCGGAGCTCTGGACGGATGCATTGAAGTACGTTGCTTCAGATTGCGAGGTGGATGCGAAGTTCGTCAATGAGGTGCTCGAGACCATTGAGCAAAAGAAACTAATGTCACCCTTGATGGTGATCAAGCAATTATCTAACTCACCTCGAGCCACTTTGGGAATGGTGCGAGAGTTCCTTCTTCGAGTCGTCCAAGCTGAAGACGCTCAATTGTCTCAGGATAAGGTTGTGGTCGAGCAATATCGAGACGACAGTGTTAAATTACGCCATAAGTTGGAAGGTCTTCAAACCAAGGCCACCGTGTTTCAAGCCTCCACGTGCAGTGCTTGTTCGCATCCCTTGGAGCTTCCTAGCGTGCATTTCTTGTGCGAGCATTCCTACCATCAGCATTGTTTTCAATCCTACTCAGAGACCGAAACAGATTGTCCTTCGTGCTACCCCGAGAATAAAAAGGTCTTGGACATAATCAAGTCCCAGGAAAAGAGCCGAGATCAACACGACTTGTTTCACCATCAGTTGAACAACGCCGACGATAGTTTCTCGGTGATCGCGGAATACTTTGGACGGGGCGTTTTTCGCCCTACCGTGACCCTAGAAAATGAGACATCCATTCCACCCGTCCCTCAGATTCCTCAGAATGAGAGGGTTTCCACGGTCATAGCCAGTGAGGCTCGTCAGAGGATCAATGAAGGTGTTCGGTCCACAGACTCGAAGCGAGCCTTGCAATCAGAAGGGCGTCTTCGCTCAGAGGATAAATCTATGGTGAAAGATCCAGCATTGCGGCAGACGGAGGGTCAGCTGAGAAGAAACCAAGGATCCAGTGCTCAAAGAGGCATTCCGACCTCGGATGCACGATTACGACAAGCAGAGGGAGGACGAACAACATCCACTTTGTTTGGCGCTTGGTCGGGTTCGCCTAAAGTGACGAAAAGCAAGACTCCCTCgcccaaaaatatttcagggACATCGAAAAACCCATTTGGCAACGCGAGTGACGACGAGGACCTCGGAGCAGGGAATCCGTTCTCGGAGAGCAACATTCCATCCAGTGCATCCTCGAAAAATCCATTTGGCGATCCGGATTACGATGAGGGCCTTAATCCCTTTGGTACTAGTTAA